In the genome of Qipengyuania seohaensis, one region contains:
- a CDS encoding energy transducer TonB — MAYADTRKASPAGMLAAIGVQAAIGFAVITGLTVTAGIVEKPDILDTWDIKDEPPPPAPPPPEPATDAVPEVATTPPITVPKPDLSLSDIKPVIPTTDLILPPQPMPKPGPTKLDPVPSPTPSGFDPVGAKPRNDPGRWLSDRDYKSSWARRDLTGTATFKLDIAATGKVTGCQVTRSTGHSELDAATCVLVQKRAKFEPARGRSGEPVAGSYTGSVLWQLPD; from the coding sequence ATGGCCTATGCAGATACAAGGAAGGCATCGCCGGCCGGCATGCTCGCCGCCATCGGTGTGCAGGCTGCCATCGGCTTTGCCGTCATCACCGGCCTGACCGTAACGGCAGGCATCGTCGAAAAGCCGGACATACTCGACACCTGGGACATCAAGGACGAGCCGCCGCCCCCGGCTCCGCCTCCGCCGGAACCCGCCACCGATGCCGTACCGGAAGTCGCCACGACACCGCCCATCACGGTGCCCAAGCCGGACCTGTCGCTGTCGGATATCAAGCCCGTCATCCCCACCACCGATCTGATCCTGCCGCCGCAGCCCATGCCCAAGCCGGGTCCGACCAAGCTCGATCCGGTCCCCTCGCCCACACCCAGCGGCTTCGATCCCGTAGGTGCCAAGCCGCGCAACGATCCGGGCCGCTGGCTGAGCGATCGTGACTACAAGTCGAGCTGGGCGCGCCGCGACCTGACCGGCACCGCAACTTTCAAGCTCGATATCGCGGCGACCGGCAAGGTGACCGGGTGCCAGGTGACCCGTTCCACCGGACACTCCGAACTCGATGCCGCAACCTGCGTGCTGGTCCAGAAACGCGCGAAGTTCGAGCCCGCCCGAGGTCGCTCGGGCGAGCCGGTGGCGGGAAGCTATACCGGCTCCGTCCTCTGGCAGCTGCCCGACTGA
- a CDS encoding DUF3597 domain-containing protein, whose product MGIFSKIKDAIFGKEAKAQEAPPANTPAGVPPQQDRSVPMVNVENSLDSMPGADRLNWRTSIVDLMKLINVDSSYENRKALAQELGREDYSGTAEDNIWLHRRTMQELSANGGRVPPEFLD is encoded by the coding sequence ATGGGTATTTTCAGCAAGATCAAGGACGCGATTTTCGGCAAGGAAGCCAAGGCGCAGGAAGCGCCGCCTGCCAATACCCCGGCCGGTGTCCCCCCGCAGCAGGACCGGAGCGTGCCCATGGTCAATGTCGAGAACAGTCTCGATTCCATGCCCGGCGCCGATCGCCTCAACTGGCGCACCAGCATTGTCGACCTGATGAAGCTGATCAACGTCGATTCCAGCTATGAAAACCGCAAGGCTCTGGCCCAGGAGCTTGGCCGCGAAGATTACAGCGGCACGGCGGAAGACAACATCTGGCTGCACCGCCGCACCATGCAGGAATTGTCGGCCAATGGTGGCCGCGTCCCGCCCGAATTCCTCGATTGA
- a CDS encoding FAD-dependent oxidoreductase translates to MEQIGEDLETMPRVPLADEHVACLRELGTEQTYDKGAMVAEAGDVMDRFVYVLDGEIEVVDPFSGERLLESALGPTQFMGEIAFLNAGSHTLPMRAAQDTRTLEVPREAMLDLMSRIPELSDHVLGVFAARRRKQFEGNNSAIKLIGADQDAAVQSVERFLSRNRVPFQTLDLDGDDDEALEACRLVEHRPAVILGQDRVIDDPSPRKMAQYLGLDMDVCRETVYDLLIVGAGPAGVAAAVYAGSEGLQALVVEDTAIGGQAGTSSRIENYMGFPTGISGADLVYRGQIQAMKFGTRFAMPRQVCGLVRRDDGTFCADLDDGDQVCARTVLVATGVQYRRLPLDRLAEFESKGIFYAATDMESRFCAKTEAVVIGGGNSAGQAAMYLSRTARHVHIVVRGDSLAESMSKYLTDRLIADPSITIHYQTEASALHGDDHLEGVTLSGPNGEEEIATRALFIMIGAAPNTQWLSDLAQTDEGGFVVTGSDAGRSSPYETSADGIFAVGDVRAGSVKRVASAVGEGSVVVSRIWNYIDGLLREQPAA, encoded by the coding sequence ATGGAACAGATCGGCGAAGACCTGGAGACGATGCCGCGCGTTCCACTGGCCGACGAACATGTCGCCTGCCTGCGCGAACTCGGTACCGAGCAGACTTACGACAAGGGCGCGATGGTGGCCGAGGCGGGCGATGTCATGGATCGCTTCGTCTATGTGCTCGACGGAGAGATCGAGGTCGTCGACCCGTTTTCCGGAGAGCGCCTGCTCGAAAGTGCCCTCGGCCCGACTCAGTTCATGGGCGAGATCGCCTTCCTCAATGCCGGTTCGCATACGCTTCCCATGCGCGCGGCGCAGGACACGCGTACGCTGGAAGTGCCGCGCGAGGCCATGCTGGACCTCATGTCGCGCATCCCGGAATTATCGGACCACGTGCTGGGCGTTTTCGCCGCCCGCAGGCGCAAGCAGTTCGAAGGCAACAACAGCGCGATCAAGCTGATCGGTGCAGACCAGGATGCGGCAGTGCAATCGGTCGAACGCTTCCTCAGCCGCAACCGCGTACCCTTCCAGACGCTGGATCTCGACGGGGACGACGACGAGGCGCTGGAGGCGTGCCGGCTGGTGGAACATCGCCCGGCAGTGATCCTCGGACAGGACCGGGTGATTGACGATCCCAGCCCGCGCAAGATGGCCCAGTACTTGGGACTCGACATGGATGTCTGCCGCGAGACGGTTTACGACCTTTTGATCGTCGGAGCCGGACCCGCAGGCGTCGCAGCCGCAGTCTATGCCGGTAGCGAAGGGCTGCAGGCACTAGTGGTGGAAGACACCGCCATCGGCGGGCAGGCAGGCACCAGCAGCCGGATCGAGAACTACATGGGTTTCCCGACCGGCATCAGCGGCGCCGACTTGGTCTATCGTGGGCAGATCCAGGCGATGAAATTCGGCACCCGCTTCGCCATGCCTCGCCAGGTCTGCGGGCTGGTCCGCCGCGATGACGGCACCTTTTGTGCCGATCTCGACGATGGCGACCAGGTCTGCGCAAGAACGGTGCTGGTCGCCACCGGCGTGCAGTACCGCCGCCTGCCCCTCGACCGGCTCGCCGAATTCGAGAGCAAGGGCATTTTCTACGCCGCCACCGACATGGAATCCCGCTTCTGCGCGAAGACCGAAGCGGTCGTCATCGGTGGTGGCAATTCGGCGGGGCAGGCTGCAATGTATCTCAGCCGCACTGCGCGCCATGTCCACATCGTCGTGCGCGGCGACAGCCTTGCCGAAAGCATGTCGAAATATCTGACGGACAGGCTGATTGCCGACCCGTCGATCACCATACACTACCAGACCGAGGCGAGCGCGTTGCATGGCGACGATCACCTGGAAGGCGTAACGCTGAGCGGCCCCAATGGCGAAGAGGAGATCGCGACCAGGGCGCTGTTCATCATGATCGGCGCCGCGCCCAACACGCAATGGCTATCGGACCTGGCGCAGACCGATGAGGGCGGGTTCGTCGTGACAGGCAGCGATGCCGGGCGCAGTTCGCCCTATGAAACCAGCGCAGACGGTATTTTTGCCGTCGGCGATGTGCGCGCAGGATCCGTCAAACGGGTCGCCAGCGCCGTCGGCGAAGGATCGGTCGTGGTCAGCCGGATCTGGAACTACATCGACGGGCTGTTGCGAGAACAGCCCGCCGCTTAG
- a CDS encoding DUF1570 domain-containing protein — protein MKYWVAFLALFALASPAYADWYEASSEHFVIYADDKEKDIRRFAENLERYHSAMAHVLNQKLDRPSPSNRVVIFVAGNQRDIRELAGTKDKTLAGFYLPRAGASRAFVQDIRNKKGYPSFSTTVLLHEYAHHFLISTTRYEMPRWMSEGAAEFFAAASFNGDGTVQIGRPAQHRGLELAYAERVTVEQLLDQELYENSRSGRYDAFYGRSWALYHMLTFSEDRQGQLGQYWLRVARGMPSIDAGREVFGDLDALDRELDSYLQQKRMMNYVLKPEMIPFSPVEIRQLSEGEGEMMSVRMRSQRGVDEETAAEVVADARKIAVEYPGDAGVMTALAEAEYDAGNDDAAIAAADAAIALDPSRKNAYVQKGYALFRKAEEADDEDAAFEAAMVPFSQLNALEVDHPLPLIYFYRSFVNRRMMPSESARHALERAYQLAPFDKGLGMNVAMMQAGEGKIALAMDTLGPLSADPHGGGLAKRARLYLGQLGNATEGEPWWPSAIIVDIPEIDADEGED, from the coding sequence ATGAAGTATTGGGTCGCTTTTCTGGCGCTTTTTGCGCTTGCCTCGCCTGCGTACGCAGATTGGTACGAAGCATCGAGTGAGCATTTCGTCATCTACGCGGATGACAAGGAGAAGGATATCCGGCGCTTTGCCGAGAACCTCGAACGCTATCATTCCGCGATGGCCCACGTCCTCAATCAGAAGCTGGATCGACCGAGCCCGTCAAATCGTGTCGTCATCTTCGTCGCGGGCAACCAGCGGGACATCCGTGAACTGGCGGGAACGAAGGACAAGACGCTCGCCGGGTTCTACCTGCCGCGTGCCGGTGCATCGCGCGCGTTCGTCCAGGATATCCGCAACAAGAAGGGGTATCCGAGCTTTTCGACCACGGTGCTGCTGCACGAATATGCGCACCACTTCCTGATCTCGACCACACGCTACGAAATGCCCCGCTGGATGAGTGAGGGCGCCGCAGAGTTCTTCGCTGCCGCCAGCTTCAACGGCGACGGCACCGTCCAGATCGGACGTCCTGCCCAGCATCGCGGCCTTGAACTGGCCTATGCCGAAAGGGTGACGGTGGAGCAGCTGCTTGACCAAGAGCTTTATGAGAACAGCAGGAGCGGTCGATACGACGCATTCTACGGTCGCAGCTGGGCGCTGTACCATATGCTGACCTTCAGCGAGGATCGGCAGGGGCAGCTGGGGCAATATTGGCTCAGGGTAGCCCGCGGTATGCCGTCGATCGACGCCGGGCGGGAAGTCTTCGGCGATCTTGATGCGCTCGACCGCGAACTCGACAGTTATCTGCAGCAAAAACGCATGATGAACTATGTCCTGAAGCCGGAAATGATACCCTTCAGCCCCGTCGAGATACGGCAGTTGTCCGAAGGCGAAGGGGAGATGATGAGCGTGCGGATGCGCTCGCAGCGCGGGGTCGATGAAGAAACCGCCGCCGAGGTTGTTGCGGACGCGCGCAAGATCGCGGTCGAATATCCGGGCGATGCGGGCGTGATGACCGCTCTGGCGGAGGCGGAATACGACGCAGGCAACGACGATGCTGCCATCGCGGCGGCCGATGCCGCAATCGCGCTCGATCCGTCCCGCAAGAATGCCTATGTCCAAAAGGGTTACGCACTGTTCCGCAAGGCGGAAGAGGCCGACGATGAAGACGCGGCATTCGAAGCTGCGATGGTTCCGTTCAGCCAGCTCAATGCGCTGGAAGTGGACCATCCTCTCCCGCTGATCTATTTCTACCGCAGCTTCGTCAATCGCAGAATGATGCCGAGCGAAAGCGCTCGTCACGCACTCGAGCGGGCCTACCAGCTCGCGCCCTTCGACAAGGGACTCGGCATGAATGTGGCCATGATGCAGGCCGGAGAGGGAAAAATCGCGCTCGCGATGGATACATTGGGTCCGCTATCGGCCGACCCGCATGGCGGCGGCCTTGCCAAGCGCGCCAGGCTCTATCTCGGACAACTTGGAAATGCGACCGAGGGCGAGCCCTGGTGGCCGTCGGCTATCATTGTCGATATACCGGAAATCGACGCCGACGAAGGCGAAGACTGA
- a CDS encoding DUF885 domain-containing protein: protein MTTQTFETTRRQFIAGLGATSALTLGGCAAIPRPEGISAAQTIGAERLLEVVGYNLLAHEPERATGLGVDTGQYAHLRGKLEDQSPAGQQAYANTLRQDLERVRAFPREGLDSENLTNLEVVESAYELALDGFALPYGDTPVGNWRTAPYVVIQNVREYLALPRFMQSSHNVENGDDADAYIERMEQMPSVFDGELARIRAARGMGVVPPSFLLDKAIGQMEQTIASAGKGELFADDLRAKLDAKGMPESHANRALTLETGPIAEALQRQLAELRAERAVASDAPGISARPQGEEFYAWALRSSTTTRLTPDEVHNQGLEELDALHARMDPILRDIGYTSGSVGERMQELGNDPRYKFAEGDPGREEIMEFIWDRVNWIKGQMPRAFNTLVDPNMEVKRIPPAEEVGAPGAYGGAGSKDGSIPGRFWINLRDTDLHRKYDLADLTYHETIPGHVWEGEYSNRLPLIRSILAFNPFSEGWALYGEQMAEELGAYDEFTVGRLGYLQSLAFRACRMVVDTGLHAKGWSRERAVQFFVERNGSKRGEVESEVDRYCSWPGQATGYKLGHSRIVDQRSRAERELGSRYDFKAFNDAVILGGNVPMDVLERNVERYIASASA from the coding sequence ATGACCACCCAAACCTTTGAAACCACCCGCCGCCAGTTCATCGCAGGACTTGGCGCGACCAGCGCTCTCACCCTCGGCGGATGCGCCGCAATCCCCCGTCCAGAAGGCATTTCGGCGGCTCAGACGATCGGTGCCGAGCGCCTGCTTGAAGTCGTCGGCTACAACCTGCTCGCCCACGAGCCGGAGCGCGCTACCGGACTTGGCGTCGATACCGGCCAATACGCGCATCTTCGCGGCAAGCTGGAAGACCAGTCGCCCGCGGGGCAACAGGCCTATGCGAACACTCTCAGGCAAGACCTCGAGCGCGTCCGCGCCTTCCCGCGCGAAGGCCTGGACAGCGAAAACCTGACCAATCTCGAAGTCGTCGAAAGCGCCTACGAACTCGCGCTCGACGGCTTTGCGCTTCCTTATGGCGACACGCCGGTCGGCAACTGGCGGACCGCGCCCTATGTCGTGATCCAGAACGTGCGCGAATACCTCGCCCTGCCGCGCTTCATGCAGTCGAGCCACAATGTCGAAAACGGCGACGATGCCGACGCCTATATCGAGCGCATGGAGCAGATGCCCTCGGTCTTCGATGGCGAGCTGGCCCGCATTCGCGCAGCGCGCGGCATGGGGGTCGTGCCGCCCTCCTTCCTGCTCGACAAGGCGATCGGCCAGATGGAGCAGACCATCGCCAGCGCCGGCAAGGGCGAGCTTTTCGCCGACGATCTGCGCGCCAAGCTCGATGCCAAGGGCATGCCGGAAAGCCACGCCAACCGCGCCCTGACACTGGAAACCGGTCCGATTGCCGAGGCACTGCAGCGCCAGCTTGCCGAACTTCGCGCCGAACGCGCCGTCGCCAGCGACGCGCCGGGCATTTCCGCGCGCCCTCAGGGCGAGGAATTCTACGCCTGGGCCCTGCGCTCCAGCACGACCACGCGCCTCACCCCCGACGAGGTCCACAACCAGGGCCTCGAAGAACTCGATGCGCTGCACGCGCGCATGGACCCGATCCTGCGCGATATCGGCTACACCAGTGGCTCGGTCGGCGAACGGATGCAGGAACTCGGCAACGATCCGCGCTACAAGTTCGCAGAAGGCGATCCGGGCCGCGAAGAGATCATGGAGTTCATCTGGGACCGGGTGAACTGGATCAAGGGCCAGATGCCGCGCGCCTTCAACACGCTGGTCGATCCCAACATGGAAGTGAAGCGCATCCCGCCGGCCGAAGAAGTCGGCGCGCCGGGCGCCTATGGCGGCGCGGGCAGCAAGGACGGCTCCATCCCGGGCCGCTTCTGGATCAATCTGCGAGACACCGACCTGCATCGCAAATACGATCTCGCCGACCTGACCTATCACGAGACGATCCCCGGTCACGTGTGGGAGGGCGAATATTCCAATCGCCTGCCGCTCATCCGCTCGATCCTCGCCTTCAACCCGTTCAGCGAAGGCTGGGCTCTCTATGGCGAACAGATGGCCGAAGAACTGGGCGCATACGACGAATTCACGGTCGGCCGCCTCGGCTATCTGCAAAGTCTCGCCTTCCGCGCGTGCCGCATGGTGGTGGATACCGGCCTTCACGCCAAGGGCTGGAGCCGCGAGCGCGCCGTCCAGTTCTTCGTCGAACGCAACGGCAGCAAGCGCGGCGAGGTGGAGAGCGAAGTCGATCGCTATTGCAGCTGGCCGGGGCAGGCGACCGGCTACAAGCTCGGCCACAGCCGCATCGTCGACCAGCGCTCGCGTGCAGAGCGCGAGTTGGGGAGCCGATACGATTTCAAGGCGTTCAACGATGCAGTGATCCTCGGCGGCAATGTGCCGATGGATGTGCTGGAGCGGAATGTGGAGCGCTATATCGCGTCCGCCTCCGCCTAG
- a CDS encoding DUF937 domain-containing protein codes for MSLARMLQDSGAIASMARELNIDEQTARTGAGALLPAIVAGMGRTTAGTSGLGGLGSIIGGLGGGGLLESVLGGGPTDTGKGNDILGTIFGGKETSRGVASEVSAITGLDENLLKKMLPILAMAVAGYMAKQAGGGSAQQGGGLGGILGSIVGGLAAR; via the coding sequence ATGAGCTTGGCCAGGATGCTTCAGGACAGCGGCGCGATTGCCAGCATGGCACGCGAGCTGAACATCGACGAGCAAACCGCACGCACAGGCGCGGGCGCCCTGCTTCCGGCCATTGTTGCCGGTATGGGTAGGACCACGGCGGGGACTTCTGGCCTTGGCGGGCTTGGCAGCATCATCGGCGGCCTTGGCGGTGGCGGCCTGCTCGAATCCGTCCTCGGCGGCGGTCCGACCGATACGGGCAAGGGTAACGACATCCTTGGCACGATCTTCGGCGGCAAGGAAACCAGCCGCGGCGTCGCCAGCGAAGTGTCGGCCATCACCGGGCTCGACGAGAACCTGCTCAAGAAGATGCTGCCGATCCTCGCGATGGCGGTCGCCGGCTACATGGCGAAGCAGGCGGGTGGTGGCAGCGCCCAGCAGGGCGGCGGCCTTGGCGGAATCCTGGGCTCGATCGTGGGCGGGCTCGCCGCGCGGTGA